A window of Punica granatum isolate Tunisia-2019 chromosome 8, ASM765513v2, whole genome shotgun sequence genomic DNA:
CATGATGTGTTTTATTGATGTTTGGTCACATCTTCTGTAACTATTAACTATCAAAATGTTCGATTTGCCGTAGCAGAATCCCTCCTTTCCATTCTCCGATCACGGAACAAAAATTTACATTGGAGTGTCAACTAAAATAAGAGTAAATGCAGGGTGGACTTCAGTTTCGACTCGAGAAAGTGACACCATAAGGGGTAAGATTTTATACGATAATTTCATTGTTTCCAACTCAGCAACCAGCAAGAAGTTGGATTATATTACATCAGAATCGATAACAATCAAATGTTTCCCAGTTCAactcaaataaaattaaatacagGTGTTTCGACTCAAGAGAAAGTGAAACCGGAAGGGTAAGATTTTAAACGATAATTTCATTGTTTCCAACTCAGCATCCAGCAAGAAGTTGGAATGTCATACATCAGAATTGATAACAATCAAATGTTTCCCAGTTCATGTTGTCGGCAGCAAGCAGCTGCAGAGGCTGCCGAGATAACAGAATTTTTCACATCATTTGAAGAGGAGGTTGAAAGAATGTACAGTTTGAGAACTTCAAACTTTTACAAGGTTTGAGTTCCATGTCAGACATCATCAGCATCACTTCCCCCGACATGGGCTTCATGACTCGCCCAGTAATTGCTCCCATCAGGACCAGACACCTTAAACCTGCCCATGCAACAGAACCCTTTTCAAGGCATACAACTTCAGGGAGCTCTTTGTTTGCACACGATTTTCTGGTTTCCTTTTTTCAGTCTTTAAGAAAAGATGGACTTTGGTAGAAAGTTATTCGACAGCCTCTTGTTTGCCATTTTCCAGTATTTTCATGAAAGCTGAACTAAAAacaggaaagctgtttttgtGTTTTCCGGCTCAAACCGAGGAATAATGAGGTCTAAATGAAATCATCATATTTTACAAGTTCCCAATGGCTAAAGATGAGGAAATGTAAAAGAATTGAAATGTggaattataaataataaggTAATACGGTTTTTTTCGTCGAAAACTAATACTTATTCTCTTTCAGGAAAATGAAAACTCGGAAACATCTTAGATGGCATAAGAATTCAGTTTATGTCCACTGACCGCTCGAGAACAGATTTCCCTTCCTTGTACTTCTGACTCTTTTCATGAGCAGTCTCCTGAAAGAACCACCCGAATCACTAATCCCTACATGCGAGAATTATTTGCCAAAAGCAAATTTAAACATCACCATATCCTGGTCTTACATATTTCCACCCGACAATCGATCCACATCCAACACAGAAAATGTCAGCAACAGTGTGCATCCCAGTCATCATCAGcctctcttctttcttcccGACAAAGACATTAACTCTGTAAAGCAgttgaaaataagaaaagactCCGTAACAAGAGGCAAAACAAGTCCTCATGACCAAGCGAGCTTGTTTTAAATAAAACGAATTAGTGTTGCAAGAAAGAATTCTTTGAAAGGTCGGGTCTACAAGGTCACCAATATCATCAAGAAAAACTTACACCTTATTGAAGAGGTAAGCCTTCCCATGCCTGCTGTGGAAAGACTGAACGAAAGAAGAAGACATTTAAAAACAAAGTCAGAGAATTTGCCGCAAACCCGCCTATTAACA
This region includes:
- the LOC116189371 gene encoding protein yippee-like; translated protein: MGRLFVVNLEGKIYSCKHCKTHLGLCEDIVSKSFHSRHGKAYLFNKVVNVFVGKKEERLMMTGMHTVADIFCVGCGSIVGWKYETAHEKSQKYKEGKSVLERFKVSGPDGSNYWASHEAHVGGSDADDV